The genomic stretch GTGTCCCCCGCCTTGATGACCTTGCTTGTGCGGACCAGTCCGTCGGGACCGTCGGTGGTGATCTCGGCGTGCCAGTTTCCGGTGCCGAGGAACGTTGTCGGGTAGGAAATGGTGCGCGCGTTTCCGCGGTTGAACGCCCCGACGAACCACCGATGTCCGTTGCGACGGGCGATGACTGCACCGGTACGCGGATCGCCGGAGACGTACTTCGTCTCGTCCCAGACGGTCGGCAAGGTACGCAGCCATCGCTGTGCTTCGGGGCGGGCCTGGTAATCGGAGATCCGGCCGCCCGGCAGGATAAGGCCGCTCTCGAGCAGCACGCCGAGGGCGAGTTCCGCTCCGTCGCTGTTCGGGTTGGACTGCTGGAAGCTCATCGGCGAGTAGTCGACCGGTCCGAGCGGGCCACGAGTGAACGGGAGCGCCGCGATGTGCTCGATGGTGCGGTCTGCGCTGTACTCCTCGCCTCGCACCGCTTCGGAGGTCAGCACGTGCGGCCAGGTGCGGTGTACGCCCACCGGCAGACGGGAACCGTGCAGATCGACCACCAGCTTGTGCCTGGCGGCGTCGGCAAGAGCGTCGTCGTACCACTGGTGGCGGGACCGGGACTCCGAATCCATGAAGTCCATCTTGACGCCCGCCACACCCCATCCCGCGATCTTGTTGAACTCGGCCTCACGTTCGGCATCGGTCTCCAGATCGCTCCAGTGATACCAGAGCATGATGCGAACACCTCGCTCGCGCGCATAGGCCACCAGCTCCGGTATCCAGTCCACGCCCTTCCATCCGTCGTCGACCATGAGGTACGGCCAGCCCTGCGACGAGGCGTAGTCAACCCACTTCTTGAGCTTGGGCAGATCCCTCTGGGTGGGCCCACCGCCGTCCAGCCATGCCCACGCGGCGACGCCGGGCTTGATCCACGAGGTATCCGTGATCTTCGACTCCGGCGCCACGTCATCGGCCAGTGTCGACTCCACGACCGTCGAAGAGCTGCCGATGGCGGCTGTGCGCCAGGGCGTGGTGAACGCGCCGGACCGCACGACCTGTGGGTCGGCCAGTTGCACGCTGAACCGGCCGGTGCCCTTGGCGTGACTGAACCGGCCGCCCGAGTAGCCACCGTCCACACCGGATTCGGCGAGCAGCACGCGAGCGCCGTTGGTCTCCTGGGCGAACAGGTTCATCTCGTACTCGCCGGAGGGTGCGTCGGAAACCGCTGATGTCGCGTGAGTGCCCTCATGGAAGGTTTGGAAGGGCGCACGGGACAACTGGGCGTCCCCCGGGAGCTCAAAGGCCGTCGCCTCCCGCTCTACCGTCGCACCCGACGGCAGCTCGTAGCGCAGCGCCACCCCGTCCGGCGAGGTGCGCACATGCACCGTGATCCGGGCGGCTGCCTTGCCGAACACCAACCTCGTCTCGGTCGCGAGCCGCTTCCGGACGCGGGACTTGCCGACCGTGGTCTCGTAGGTGTACGACGCGGACGTGTCACTGCGGCTGATGAAGTCCAGGCCGGTGGTGTAATCGGCCTCTTTCGTCACCAGGCCGATCGGGGCGGGTATCAGGACCTGCCGGCAGTTCCACGTGGCTCCGAGCGTGGGGGCGCCGTTCCCGTCCAGGGCCACCGTGGCGCGTACGCCCTCGCAGCCGGACGAGGGGACACCGGGCTGAACGGAAGTCCAACTACCTGGTTGCGCCGCGGCCGTGGGTGCCGTGGCGACCGCACCCGAGACGGTGACGAGGGCCAGAGTGGTGGCCGCGGCTCTCAGGCCGGACCGTGGCATGTTCTTCATGAGGTCCCCGATCTCTAGGTTGACATGAGCCGCTGTCGCCGGTCGGCAGGTACGGGTTGCTCTGGGCGTCGAAGTCAAGGTCGCCACCCACGTGGCAGGCTCGCCCAGCTCTTATGCACCCCTGGCCAGGGGAACTTGAACGAAGGCCGGGTCGGCAGCGGTCTGGGCTTCTCCGCGGCCTGCTGGGCGCTGACTGCTGCGGACGAGATCCTCCGAGCAGCACCGATCGGCGGCCACCGACGACGCAGGTGAGCGACCCTGGACGCCGATGCGGGCGGCACTTCGGAGTGGTGCGGCGGACGAATGACGCGACATCCGAGAACTCCAAGGTCCGGAACCTGATCTTGGCTCAGCGTTTGTGCCCAAGTCCGAAGGATGTGTCATCCCGGAGGAGTGCCAGAGCGTCCAACCATCCCGCCGCGTTACCCACTCGTTACGTAGGGTCCGGCTGCGCTCAGCCGCATACAGCCCCCGAACTGGCCGTGCGGCCTCTGTCCGCTCCTACGGCGAACACGGCGGCCGCGGCTGGCCATGCCGGCCGCTGATCCACTTGGGGTCCGGTTCGAGTAGTACCACGGTGAAGGCAGACAGCACGGTGTGTCTGGGCCCAGTACCAGGCATGAATCAGCACGTCGTGGCGTCAACAGTGGTGGGAGAAGTCCGGGTGATCCGCCGCCCGCAGCCGCTCGGTGGCCGGCGTCAGGGGGTGATCACTGTCAGCCCTTCCGGCGCGGTCACGTTCACTGTTCCATCGGCTGTGACCGCGACGTCCAGCTGGCCTCCGCCGACTTGGAGTCCTGTCACGGTGAGCGGTGCGTACGCCGAGGCGAAGCCGGGCGTCACGGTGACTGTTCCGGCGGGGACGTCCGCGTGGAGGTCCAGGGCGGCCTGGAGCACGAGGACCGAGGATGCGGCAGCCCATGCCTGGGGTCGGCAGGATGCCGGGTAAGGGGCGGGGCGCGGACCGGCCTCGGTGCCGTGGCCTGCGAAGAGTTCGGGCAGGCGGGCGTCGAAGGCGGTCGAGGCGGTCAGCAGGCCCTGGGCCAGGGATGCGGCGGCATCCGGAAAGCCGGCCCTTATCAGGCCGTGCACGGCGATGGCGGTGTCGTGGGGCCAGATGGAACCGGTGTGGTAACCGTAGGGGTTGAAGCCGACCGAGTTGCTGCTCAGCGTGCGCAGGCCGTGGCCCGCGTCGAGGTCGGGGCCAGTGAGCCGGGCGGCCAGCAGTGCGCTTTCCTCCTCGTTGAGCAGTCCCGTGCCGAGGAGGTGGCCGAAGCCCGAAGTCACCGCGTCCGCCGGCCGGCCATCCCGGTCGAGGGCAACCGCCGGGTAGGGGCCGCTTTCGTCCTCCACCCAGAAATGCTTGCGGAACCGGTCGGCCAGCTGCTCGGCCCACTCCTCCCAATAGTCGGCACCCGGGCGGCCGAAGGCGCGCAGCAGCGATGCCCCGCCGCGTGCCGCCTCGTAGGCGTACGCCTGGACTTCGCACAGTGCGATCGGCGCCGCGGCGAGGCGGCCGTCGCGATGGCGGATGGAGTCGCCTGAGTCCTTCCAGCCCTGGTTGGACAGGCCGTGGGCGCTGTGGGCGCCGTACTTGAGGAAGCCATCGCTGCTCGCCTCCGCTTGATTGCGCATCCAGGCGAGCGCCGACTCGGCGTGCGGCAGCAGCAGTTCGACGTCCCTGGGAGGCAGGCCCCAGCGCCAGGCGTCGTGGAGGAGGGTGATCCACAGGGAGGTGGCGTCGACGGTGCCGTAGTACACGGGCGGGAGGAGGGAGTCGGCGAACTGGAGGGTGTCCCGGCGTACTTCGTGCAGGATCTTGCCTGGCTGTTCCTCGGTGGCCGGGTCGGTGACGGCACCCTGGCGGCGCGCGAGCGTGCGCAGAGTGCCGGCAGCGAGGGCGGTGCCGAGCGGGAGCAGCATACGGGCCGCCCAGAGCGAGTCGCGGCCGAAGAGGGTCAGAAACCAGGGGGCGCCGGCGGCCAGGAACTGGTCCGGCCGGTCCGGATCAGAGGACTGCGGGTCCGCGAGACGCAGGCGGTCCAGGTCGGCCAGTGACTGCTGAAGCCACCACTCAAGACGGCGGTCCGCACTGCGAACCGCGGGGACACGCCAGGGGAGTTGGTCACCGGGCGGGGCCGGGAACTGGTCGCCGTCCGCATAGGCCGCGGTGCAGTGCAGTGTCACGCTCCATGAAGCACCGGGCTGGAGATCGATGTCGTACGACAGCTGCCCCGCCGGCACCTGGAGTGCATCCGGGGCGGGCTCACTGGCCAACTGGACGCTGAAGTCGCCGCTGCTCCAGGACAGTCCGACACCGTCGGCGTCCGCGACCTGCGGCGCCACCGTCTCCAGGACCTGGCCGGACTTGACCTGCTCCATGGTGGCGAGGTCGGTGGCGGCGGTCACCGTCAGCCGGAGGTGGACGTGCTCGGTGCCCGCGTTGGTGACCTCGAAGATCTCCTCCAGCCGGCCGGCCACCGTGCGGCGAAGCCGACGCAGAGCGACCGCGGGGTCCGCCGTCACCTCACCGAGGCCCCGCAGGATCGCGCGGAAATCCGCCCGGTCCGCTCCCCGCAATCCGCCGTGGACCGGCGCCAGGGCGATGCCCTCCGCCGCGACCGTCAGCCGGGACAGGGCTCGGCGGTCGCCGTGGTAGAAGCCGTCCGCGCCCCCGCTGAGCTGCCCGCTTTCCTGTGAGATCACCAGGCTCGGCGCGCACAGCGTGACGACGGCGTCGTGCAGGAACGGCTGTAGTCCACCGACCGCGGAGACGGACTCCGTGACCGACCCGTTGGGGTCCTGAGTCTTGACAGTGATGTCCAAGGGAGTAGAACCTCTCAGTGTTTTAGCGTTCCAAGGACACTAAGCCAGTCGCCAGAGCTCTGACAACGGTTTTGGAACGCTAAAACTGAATCCAAACCTCATCTGCAAGCCGGAGAGCCGCATGCCTCGCTCCAGCAAGAATTCCTCGGCCAAGGGCGGCCCGGTGACCCTCGCTACGGTCGCCGCCCGGGCCGGGGTCTCTGCGCAGACCGTGTCGAACGCGATCAACTCGCCGGACATACTGCGGCCCGAGACCCTGGAGCGGGTCCGCCGCGCGATCGACGAAACGGGTTACCGCCCCAGCCGAGCCGCGCAGACACTACGCACCCGTTCCAGCAAGCTGATCGGCTACGGCATCCAGCCCAGCCCGCCTGGCGCCGGAGGCGCGGTCATGGACCGCTTCCTGCACGCCCTGTCGCAGGCCGTTGACGAGGCTGGGTACCGGATCCTATTGTTCGCCTCCCCGCCCGACGGCCCAAGCCTGAAGGGCTACGAGGAACTGCTGGCCCAGCACGAGGTCGACGGCTTCGTGCTCAGCGGCACCGACCGCAGCGACCCGCGCCAAGCATGGCTGACCAAGCGGGGCGTGCCGTTCGTCGGCTTCGGCCGGATGTGGTCGGGGCGCCAGGTCGGCGACTGGGTCGACGTCGACGGCGCCTCGGGCACGGATGCCGCCGTTGAGCACCTGGTCGCCCAGGGGCACCGCAAGATCGCCTTCCTGGGCTGGGAACGTGGTTCCTCCGGCGCCGGTGACGACCGCGCGGAGGGCTGGCTGCGAGCGATGAAGCGGCACGGGCTGCCGACCCGCGGGCGGCGCGGGCAGAGTGTGAACGACATCGACGCAGCCCGCGCCGCCGTGAAGCCGCTGCTGGACGGGGGCGCGACCGCGGTGATCGCGGCCAGCGACATGCTGGCCCTCGGCTGCTATCAGTCACTGCGCGAGCGCCGCATGCTGCCCGGCCGTGACGTGGCCGTCGTCGGCTTCGACGACTCACCGACCGCCGAGATCCTCTCCCCCGCCCTGACATCCGTCGCCCAGCCACTGGAGGAAGTGGGCCAGGAATGCGTACGGCTGCTGCTGGCACGGATCGCCACACCCGACGCACCGCCCGAGCGGATCCTGCTGCAACCGTCCCTGGTCATCCGCGACAGCAGCACGATCTCAACGTCCATCGCGGACGAGTAACCACCCCGGCCACCCGTCCCCTCGCCCCCAATCGCTCCGCCCTCCTCCACCCCCACATCCCTGGCGCACGCCGTCGTGTGCCCGGGCGGAGCCGCAAGTACCACCCGTAACCCTCGGAGGAAGCAATGCGCAACCGTACGGCCGTAGCGGCTCTCGTCACCTGTGCGGCCATGCTGGCCGCCACAGGCTGCTCGTCGAGTTTCGGCAGCGACGAGAAGACCACGCAGGACACCAGTGAAAAGCAGCACCTGACGGTGCTGATCGCCTCCTCGGGGGACGCGGAGACCAAGGCCGTCAAGGATGCGGCAGCAGCCTGGGCCGAGCAGTCCGGCAACACGGTGACCGTCGACGTCGCCAAGGACATCAACCAGCAGCTGGCCCAGTCGTTCGCCGGGCACAAGCCGCCGGACGCCTTCTACGTCAACTCCGACCAGTTCGCCAACTACGCCAAGGGCGGCTCCCTGTACGCCTACGGCGACCAGATCAAGGACGCGGACGACTTCTCCGCCCAACTGCGCGCCTCCTTCACCCACGACGGCAAGCTGGTCTGCCTGCCCAAGGACACCTCCACCCTCGCCCTGGCGATCAACGACGACCTGTGGAGGAAGGCCGGGCTGACCGCGAAGGACTACCCGACCACCTGGGCCGAACTCAAGACCGTCGCCGCCAAGCTGACCAAGGGCGACGTCACCGGGCTGGTCATCAACGGCGAGTACGCACGCGTCGGCGTCTTCATGAAACAGGCCGGCGGCTGGATAACCAACGCCGACCAGACGAAGATGACCGCCGACAGCACCCAGAACGCCCAGTCCCTCCACTACGTGCAGTCGCTGCTGAAGTCCGGCTCCCTGAAGTACGCCAACCAGGTCGACACCAACTGGGGCGGCGAGGCGCTCGGCAAGGGCAAGGCCGCCATGACCGTCGAGGGCAACTGGCTCACCGGCGGAATGAAGGCCGACTACCCGGACGTGAAGTACACGGCGGTCCCGCTGCCCGCCGGCCCGGCCGGTGAGGGCACGCTCGCCTTCAGCCAGTGCTGGGGCGTCGCCCAGGAAAGCGCCCACCGGGCAGCCGCCGTGGACCTGGTGAAGTACCTGACCACCGCGTCACAGCAGTTGAAGAACGCGGACGCCTTCGGCGTGATGCCCTCCCGCACCAGCGCCCTCGCCGAGTACGCGAAGAAGTACCCGTCCGCCAAGGCGTGGGCCGACGCCACCGCCCACGCGCAGGGCCCGGTGACCGTCGCGGGCTTCGACAAGGTCCTCACCCAGTTCAACACCGACCTCGCCGCGCTGAGCACCGGCGACCCGAAGAAGATCCTCGCCGACCTGCAACGCAACGGCGAACAGGCCCTCACGAAGGGCAACTGAGCCGCCATGCCTCCCCGCGACACCACCCGTACGGCAGCAGGCGGCACCCCCCGGACGGCCGACTCGCCGGGCATCCCTGACATGCCCGGCAAGCCCGGCCCTACCGCGGCGCCCCACGCCAAGCCCGCCCCGCGCGTGGGGCGCCGCGCCGAAGGAGCCTGGGGCTGGCTGTTCGTCAGCCCTATGGTGATCGTCCTCGGCCTGTTCCTCGTCCTGCCGACCCTGATGGCGCTGTGGGTGAGCCTGCTCAACTGGGACGGCCAGTCCAACCCCTTCAGCGGCCAGGCGGACTTCGTCGGCCTCGACAACTACCGGGCCCTGCTCACCCAGGACGGCCTCGACCGCACCCTCTTCGCGACATCGCTGCGCAACAACCTCTACTACGTGCTGCTGACCGTGCCGCTGCAGACGATCCTCGCGCTGACGCTGGCGCTCATCGTCAACCAGCGGATGCTGCACGGCCGTAGCGCCCTGCGCACCGCGTTCTTCTTCCCCTCAGTCACCAGCTCGATCGCCGTCTCCACAATCTTCCTGTTCCTGTTCCAGGGCAGCGGAGCCGTCAACACCGTGCTGTCCTGGATCGGAATCAAGGGCCCAAACTGGTTCAACGACTCCCGCGGCGTACTCTCCCTCCTCTTGGGCGGCCTCGGCATCGTCGACACCGACCACCCCTCGGGCGCCCTCGCCGACCACTCGTTCATGGGACTGTCCTGGTTCGAGTGGCTGTCCGGGCCGTCCGTGGCGATGTGCACGATCATCCTTCTCGCCGTGTGGACGACCTCCGGCACCTTCATGCTGATCTTCCTCGCCGCCCTCCAAGACATCCCACGCGAACTGGAGGAGGCCGCCGCCATCGAGGGCGTCAACCGCTTCCAACTGCTGCGGTACGTGACCCTGCCCGCGCTGCGGCCCGTGCTCTTCCTCGTCCTCACCCTCGGACTGATCGGCACGTGGCAGGTCTTCGATCAGGTCTACGTCATGAGCCAGGGCGCCCCCGGCAACACCACCCTCACCCCAGCATTCCTGTCGTACTCCTCCGCCTTCGGCGACGCCGACTTCGGGCAGGGCGCGGCCATCGCCTTCATCCTGCTCACGCTGATCCTGACCATGACCGCCGGACAACGCTTCCTGCTCCGGGAGCGCACCCCTCGCGCCCGGAGGAACCGATGAGCGCAAAGTCCGCGACCGCCCGGGCACAGGGCAAGCCCGTGCTCGGCCGCTTCCCCCTGTCCCTGCGCGCCCTTGGTTATACGGCGGTGGCCGCGCTCGGCCTGCTGTACATCGCGCCGTTCGTGATCCAGCTGGCCACCGGCTTCAAGACGGACCCCGACGCGGCGACCCACCCCCTCGGTCTGCTCCCCACCACCCCCACGACCGCCGCCTACCAGCGCCTGTTCGGACTCAGCCAAGCCGGCGACGGAGTCCCGTTCCTGCGCTGGCTCGGCAACTCCGCCTTCGTCGCCGTCGTCGTCACCGCCGGACGCGTGCTGTTCGACTCGATGGCCGGCTACGCCCTTGCTCGGCTGCGCTTCCGCGGCCGTACCGTGCTGTTCGGCTTCATCCTCGCCGTCATGGCGGTACCCGGAGTGGCGCTGCTGATCCCCAGGTTCCTGGTCCTCAACAGCTTCGGCCTCTTCGACACCTACACCGGCATGATCCTTCCGCTCATGGTGGACGCAGCCGGCATCTTCATCATGAAGCAGTTTTTCGAGTCGATCCCCCGAGAAGTGGAAGAGGCCGCCCGCGTCGACGGCGCCGACGTCTTGCGCACCTTCTGGTCGATCGTCCTGCCCATGGCCCGGCCCGCCCTGCTGACCCTGACCATCCTGTCGTTCCAGGGATCGTGGAACGAGTTCACCCACTTCCTCGTGGCCACCCAGTCCAGCCAGTACGAAACCCTCACCACCGGCCTCGCCCGGCTCGTCTCCGGCGGCCTGGGAGGCGGCACCCAATACCCCTTGAAACTGGCCGCAGCCCTGCTGGCCACCCTGCCCGTCGCCGCGCTGTTCTTCTGCTTCCAGCGCTACTTCGTCCAAGGCGCCAACGCCGGAGCCGTCAAGGAATAGCCCTCGGGCTCTCCTAGTAGTGCTTGGTCAGGTTCGTTGTGGTGTGGGTATGTTGCGGTGGCAGGTGGGGCAGGCGCCGGTCCAGGTGGCGAGGAGCGTCTGTAGTTCACGGACGACTTGGTAGAGGCTTAGACCTGCGCGGTGTCTTTTGGGTTTCGTGCCAGTCCTTGCAGGGTGCAGAAGGCGTGGGCGGCGGCGACGAGGGTGACGTGGTGGTGCCAGCCGTTCCAGGTGCGGCCTTCGAAGTGGGCCAGTCCCAGGGCCTGTTTCATCTCGCGGTAGTCGTGCTCGATGCGCCAGCGCAGCTTGGCCAGCCGCACCAACGTGGCCAGCGGCAGGCCGGAGGGCAGGTTGGAGAGCCAGAACTGCACAGGTTCGGGTTCGGTGGCGGGCCATTCGGCCAGCAGCCACCGTTCAGGCAGCTCAGGGCCATCGCCTGCCTGACGGACCCCGCGCCCGGCCGGTCGGATGCGCAGGGCCACGAACCGCGAGTGCATACGTTTGAAGCCGCTGACGCCTTTGCCCGGCCGGGAGCCTTCCCGCCAGGACACCGGTCGTGCGGCTGTCCGGCCGGCCGCGACAACCAGGTCTTTCATAGTCTGCGCCGGCTCGGGGTAGTGCATCTTGGGTGGCCGGCCGGTGCCCGCGTAGGCGGGCTGGACGGGCCGGGCATCGGCCGGATGAGCGGTGTGACGCGAGGAGATACCCACCGCATAGGGCAGGCTGCGTTCTTCCAGGCCGTGACGGAACGCGGCGGTATCGCCGTAGCCGGCGTCCGCGACGACCAGAGGGACATCGATGCCCCAGGACCGGGTCTCGTCGATCATGTCCAGGGCCAGTTGCCACTTCTCCACATGCCCCACCTGGGCGGGAATCCCGCAGCGGGTGCGGCGGGCGACCTTGTCCGGATCGGCTTCGGCGGAGCCGGGGTCCCAGGACGCGGGCAGGAACAGTCGCCAGTTCACCGCGGCCGAGGCATGATCGCGGGCCAGGTGCAGCGAGACGCCCACTTGGCAGTTGGTGACCTTGCCCGCGGTGCCGGTGTACTGCCGCGACACACACGCCGAGGCCTCCCCGTCCTTGAGGAAGCCGGTGTCGTCCACGATCAACGCCTCCGGGCCGATCACGTCGTGCATCCTCCAGGCCAGCCGGGCCCGAACATGAGCTGGATCCCACCGGCTGGTCGTCACAAAGTGGGCCAGTGCCTGCCGGTTGCCGTCCTCACCCAGACGGGCCGCCATCGGCTCCACCGACTTGCGCTTGCCGTCCAGCAGCAGTCCCCGTACATACGCCTGCCCCCAACGCCGCTGATCCGCACGGAAGAACCCGTCGAACAACTCCGCCGCGAAGGCCTCCAGGTCCTCCCGGACCGCAGCCATCTCCTCAGGTGTCACACCACCCCAACGACACCGCCCACCCCACGGACACGCCACTCACGAATGAAGATGACCAAGCCCTACTAGTGCCGTGCCGATGGCACCACTTGTGGCGAGCGCGGTGAGGGGGAAGCCAGGGCGGATCCGCCCGTCGTCTCGTTCCGGGAGACGAGCGTGACCCCGAGCGTGGGTGCGGCCAGCACCGCCGACAGAGCCGCGTCGGGTGGTCGGCGCGCCGGAATACCGGCTGGCCATTGCTTTTCCAACGGAGTGAACTGCGCAGGACCGTACTTCGCGTCATCCCTGAGAGCGCCGCCCGAGAGAACCGGGTGACGGTAGAACCGTCACCCGGCCCTCGGTGGATCAGGCTATGGGCTCAATCCAGATGTTGCGGAATCGGGGGTTCTCGCCCGGGTCGCCGTGATCCTGCAGGCGGATCGAGGCAGGCGATGGCCCTTCCTCGATGCTGCCGCCGGTGACCCCGTCGATGGCTACGTCCTTGTGGACCACTTCACCGTTCCACTTCACGGTCACCCGCGCGTCGTCGACCTTCTTGCCGTCACTGTTGTAACGCGCCGCACGGAACGTGATGTCGTACGTCTGCCATGTGCCCGGGGCAGTCGCCATGTTGCGGTCCGCCGCCCGCTTCGAATAGATGCCACCAGCCTCGTTGGACGTCAACGTGGTGTCACCGTAGGAGTCCAATACCTGAATCTCGTAGCGCTCCTGGAGGTACACACCGCTGTTACCGCGCTGCTGTCCGGTGACGTCCGACGGGTAGTTCGGCTCCAGCCACTCGGCGTGCAACTTGAAGTCGCCGAACTTCTGCTTGGTGCGGATGTCCCCGCCGGCGGACTCCATGGAGCCGTTGGCGATCGGCCATGTCGCCGCGCCACCAGTTGTCTTCTCCCATGCGTCCAAGTTCCCGCCGTTGAACAAGTCGATCCGCTGCGCCTTGGCCACGGTGAGGTGATCGAGATTGACGTGTCCGCTGTCGTCGCCGTCCCTCTTGTAGGTGATGGTGTTCGCGCCCGCCTTGAGGTCCAGCGCTTCCACCTGTGTGGCCCACTTATCCCAGGAACCGGTGTCGGCGAGCCGTACCTGCTTCGCCTTGGTGCCGTTCACGTAGACGCTTATCGTCTTGGTCCCGGTGAAAGGGTGCGGACCGTTCGAGTAGCGGAGACCGACGTTGTACGTGCCGGCCGACTCGGCGTTCACGGTGAACTGCGTGCTCGCCCCCGCGGTCCCGTAGCCGGCCACGAAGCCGTTGCCCGTGTAGCCCTGGTGGTCCCGCATCTCCGCCGCGCCACCGCTGAGTTGCGCGCTCTCGGCTTCGTACCTGGGATCCGTACCTGAACCGTTCGGGGTCGCGTTGAGCGTGTACCAGGCTTCGGTGCTCCACAGCGACTTCCCGGACTCGGAGCTGAACGGACGCGGCGAACGAACGTGCACGACGTGTCCCGGCTTGAGATCCGCGATCTTGACCGTCACCTTCTTACGGTCTACAGACAGCGTCGCAGAATCGACCGAAAGCGACTTTTCGTCAACCTTCGGCCCCCCGTAGCCCGCGGTCGGCTCGTACCGCCACTGCTTCACCTTGTACTTGTCCTTCAGCGCGTTCGCGGTCTCGGCGGACAACGGTTGGGTGTACTCGAACTCGAACCCGCCGTCCACCGCGCGCATCGCCTTGATGTCGAAGGCGTTGTTCCCATTGGGCGTCAGCTTCTGCAGACCGTGGTTGAGCTTGCCCTCCTGGCCCCAGTTGCCGCCGCCACCTATGCCGCCCGCGTAGATGGCACCGTCCGGGCCGACGCTGATCCGGTTGACACCGGCCTCAAGCCCTTGCGTGAAACGGAACACTGCGCCCTGGTACTCACCGTTGACCTTCTCCAGGAACGCCCGCTGGATGCCGCCGTAGGTCACGTCACCGATCAGCATCTGACCGGCGAACGGGCCCTCCTTCAGGTGGATCGGGTTGCTCGGTGAGTTCCCGATCTCGTTCTGCGGCAGCCACAGCACCGGCTGCGTCACCGGCTTGTCGTCGAACGGGCCTGCGGGATTGGTGTAGTGGTTGAAGAACCGTCCCGGCTTGATGTGCACCAGCTTCGACGCGGGCAGCCAACCGCCCTGGTTGTCGGTGGCGAAGATCCCGTCCTCCGGCCCCCAGCCGATTCCGTTGGGGGTGCGCAGACCGCCTGCGAGGGTTTCCACCTTGCCGGTCGCCTTGTTCACCTTGATGGTGGTGCCCCGGTTCTGCGCCGGCTGAGGGTCGGTGGTGGCGCCGCCAAAGTTGATGGCCACGGACTTGTTGAGATAGAAGTCCCCGTCCTTGTACAGCAGCCCGAACGCGAACTCGTGGAAGTTTCCGCTGAACGGCCAGGTGGCCACGGTCCGAAGGTCGTCGGCGACCTCGTCGCCGTTGGTGTCGTTCAGCTCCACCAGCCGGGACTTCTCCGCCACGTAGAGCTTGCCGTCCACGTACTTGATGCCCATGGGCTCCTGCAAGCCGGAGGCTATCTTCTTGGTCGTCACCTGATCCGGCGATGTGGTGCCGGTGACGTGGTCCAGAAGGTAGACCTCGCCGAGCTTCTTCTCCGAGCCGCCCCATGTAGTGATGGCGAGTCGGCCGTCCGGCAGCCAGTCCATCCCGCCGACCTGCGGCTCGAACCCCGAGGGTCGCAGGTTGGTGAGCTTGTAGTCAGGGTGCACCGCATTCAGCGGCATACCGTCGCCGGGCTCGTCGCTCCCGCCGACGCACTCTTTGCGGCCTGGTGCGGTCACGCGCACCACGCCCTTGTCGGTGCTCAGAACCGACTGCGGTACGAGCTCGAACTGTGATGATCCCGGCTTCCGCCACTCCAGCCTGAGCCGCTGTTCGGACAAGTGGTCGAAGTGGTCAATGCGCAGGGAGTGGTAGCCGGCGGCGAGCTCGATCGAGCCGTCCTTCGATGTCGGGGCGTGGCGGCCGTCGTTCTCGATGACCATCTTGTCCCCGATGGTCAGCCGAGCACCGTCGTCGCTGGTGAGCCGGAACGTGTGGGATCCCGCCGTGGTGATGTTGATGTTGGCGATGACCTGGGTGACGAACTTGTCGGTCAGTCCGAAGTCGGC from Streptomyces davaonensis JCM 4913 encodes the following:
- a CDS encoding family 16 glycoside hydrolase, which translates into the protein MPEAARPLSPATGRRRTSIVALSLFVVALSSFVSPARAAEDLPEQTPGVTLRTYDVGVELSGLCTLKPGQTPNVDKLMPSIDWTSDADFGLTDKFVTQVIANINITTAGSHTFRLTSDDGARLTIGDKMVIENDGRHAPTSKDGSIELAAGYHSLRIDHFDHLSEQRLRLEWRKPGSSQFELVPQSVLSTDKGVVRVTAPGRKECVGGSDEPGDGMPLNAVHPDYKLTNLRPSGFEPQVGGMDWLPDGRLAITTWGGSEKKLGEVYLLDHVTGTTSPDQVTTKKIASGLQEPMGIKYVDGKLYVAEKSRLVELNDTNGDEVADDLRTVATWPFSGNFHEFAFGLLYKDGDFYLNKSVAINFGGATTDPQPAQNRGTTIKVNKATGKVETLAGGLRTPNGIGWGPEDGIFATDNQGGWLPASKLVHIKPGRFFNHYTNPAGPFDDKPVTQPVLWLPQNEIGNSPSNPIHLKEGPFAGQMLIGDVTYGGIQRAFLEKVNGEYQGAVFRFTQGLEAGVNRISVGPDGAIYAGGIGGGGNWGQEGKLNHGLQKLTPNGNNAFDIKAMRAVDGGFEFEYTQPLSAETANALKDKYKVKQWRYEPTAGYGGPKVDEKSLSVDSATLSVDRKKVTVKIADLKPGHVVHVRSPRPFSSESGKSLWSTEAWYTLNATPNGSGTDPRYEAESAQLSGGAAEMRDHQGYTGNGFVAGYGTAGASTQFTVNAESAGTYNVGLRYSNGPHPFTGTKTISVYVNGTKAKQVRLADTGSWDKWATQVEALDLKAGANTITYKRDGDDSGHVNLDHLTVAKAQRIDLFNGGNLDAWEKTTGGAATWPIANGSMESAGGDIRTKQKFGDFKLHAEWLEPNYPSDVTGQQRGNSGVYLQERYEIQVLDSYGDTTLTSNEAGGIYSKRAADRNMATAPGTWQTYDITFRAARYNSDGKKVDDARVTVKWNGEVVHKDVAIDGVTGGSIEEGPSPASIRLQDHGDPGENPRFRNIWIEPIA